In the genome of Streptomyces globosus, one region contains:
- a CDS encoding nucleoside monophosphate kinase, with product MSAPMGPDEGYERALGEFAAALVDLRINHGAPTYKQLSKAAQTAGRTSLSSSAISEAMNGVRLPSMEFTLELVRQIAGHDPQVREAWRERWTRVRRLQRRGTAYRARPERTSPNQGEGQQGFESPPDGPRSAALREAAEIVAQARVEAEVLIAEAQAQADEILRAAEEVKKSAVRDISPAVARLMTRESMRIILLGPPGAGKGTQGMYLKRILGVPKVQIGDLMRENISQGTSSGLLAKQIMDRGDLIPDGVFMDMLRHRLSREDVSDGFLLDGLPRTVEQSQMLDSLVDERGHKIDIALHLDISRDEAVRRISGRRICKKDSSHVAHVLYAPPQGYDACRVCGGGFVARADDSRHVVKNRWAVWEAYTEPTAALYGARGQLVKVSGYGSVDEVTERAVDALAAFFG from the coding sequence GTGTCTGCGCCGATGGGGCCGGACGAGGGTTACGAACGGGCGTTGGGTGAGTTCGCCGCCGCCTTGGTAGACCTGCGGATCAACCACGGGGCCCCGACCTACAAGCAGCTCTCCAAGGCCGCGCAGACAGCTGGCCGTACCTCACTCTCCTCGTCGGCCATCTCCGAGGCGATGAACGGTGTGCGTCTGCCATCGATGGAGTTCACGCTGGAGCTTGTGCGCCAGATCGCTGGCCATGATCCACAGGTCCGCGAGGCGTGGCGGGAGCGGTGGACCCGAGTGAGACGACTGCAACGTAGAGGTACCGCCTACCGGGCTCGGCCCGAACGAACCTCACCCAACCAAGGTGAAGGCCAGCAAGGCTTCGAATCGCCGCCGGACGGTCCGCGAAGTGCGGCCCTGCGGGAGGCCGCAGAGATCGTGGCTCAGGCTCGGGTCGAGGCGGAGGTGCTGATTGCAGAGGCGCAGGCGCAGGCGGACGAAATACTTCGTGCAGCTGAAGAGGTAAAGAAGAGTGCTGTACGAGATATCTCGCCGGCTGTTGCGCGGCTGATGACGCGAGAATCTATGCGAATCATTCTCCTGGGTCCACCTGGGGCAGGGAAGGGTACTCAAGGGATGTACCTCAAAAGGATTCTTGGTGTTCCTAAGGTTCAGATTGGCGACTTGATGAGGGAGAACATCTCACAAGGAACGTCATCCGGTCTGCTAGCGAAACAGATCATGGATCGGGGTGATCTGATCCCTGACGGCGTGTTCATGGACATGCTGCGGCACCGCTTAAGCCGGGAGGATGTATCGGACGGATTTCTCTTGGACGGACTTCCTCGGACCGTCGAACAGTCACAGATGCTCGACTCCCTAGTTGATGAGCGTGGTCATAAGATCGACATCGCCCTTCATCTCGACATTTCCCGGGACGAGGCAGTCAGACGAATTTCTGGGCGACGAATCTGCAAGAAGGATTCGTCTCATGTTGCGCATGTCCTCTATGCGCCTCCGCAGGGCTACGACGCGTGTCGTGTCTGTGGTGGGGGATTCGTTGCGCGCGCTGACGATTCGCGGCACGTAGTCAAGAACCGCTGGGCTGTCTGGGAGGCCTACACCGAGCCGACGGCGGCGTTGTATGGGGCGAGAGGACAGCTCGTGAAGGTCTCCGGCTACGGGAGCGTTGACGAAGTGACGGAACGGGCCGTCGACGCGCTCGCAGCGTTCTTTGGTTGA